The nucleotide window GCTTCCCATTTCAGTTTCATGCAACTATGCAAACCCAATGCTGCACAACTAATAGATAAAGATGCCCCAGGAGAGGGAATTATCTGTCGTGATGCTACGCAACGTAGCAGAGCAACACTCCATCAAGAAATCCAGCACCAAATCATCGATTTCCTGGCGGTATCCCTGAATTATTGTCCTATAAAGTCTCAGGGATCTCTGGTGGACAAGCACGGCGGTATTCTCCAGGATTCATCCCAGCTGTCCGTAAAAATTCGCGATTAAAGTTAGACTTTGTCCGAAAACCCGATTCATCCATAATCTCAGTTACCGTAAGGCTGGTGGTTTTTAGCAGACGCTGGGCCTCTACAATACGGTAACTATTTATCATCTGTGAAACGTTACGATTCTGGACGCGATTAATAGCCTGAGAAATTCTTCTGCCCGGAATAAGAACCTTTCGTGCCAGACGCTCAAGCGTAAGGTCGGGATCGCGATAGAGACGCTGCGCAATGATGAAATCATTGACCTTCTGACAAATAATATTGTCCTCTTCGACATTAGTCACCTGACTGGTTTCAGTAACGTTTTCCAACTGGCTTGTTTCAGGAGCCTGTTTCAGTTCTCCTTCCTGTACAGGCTGGCTTTGCCCAACTTTAACTAAGAGTGTAGCCAGAAAGATCAGAACAAATAACTGCCCTGTAATGACCATGGTTAACACATGCTGGCCCGCATAGAGTGTGAAATCAAACGCTATTACTAAGTCACCTATTCCTGAAAAGCACAGTAGAACACCAACCAGAGAAGCTACTTTTTGTATTTCGGGTGCCTCGCTCAATCGGCTCAAGCTAAAAATGTCTGCTCCTCTATTCGCTATTCTGATGAGAGCTACACCAAACAGGAGGCTTAAAGTGGCGATAAAATAATCAACAGGAAAATTCCGTAAAGGGAAGAAAACCAGGCCTCCTGTTGCAATAATGATTAGCCCAAACAGTACCCAGAAGCGCCACTTACTTACCGATATTAAAGAACGAAAACTATGCCAGGCTAACAGTGGAAGCGTACAGGCCAGTATGGGTTGCAATTGACGTACATGCTGAAAGTTTCCGCTCCAGCGCAAACCAACCAACGTAACCATAGCGATGCAGGCAACAATAAAAAAAAGTGCCGGCCTGAGGGCTCGATCTCTTTTCATGGCTAACCTGATAAATACCATTACTAGCATAATTGCAGTGACAAAAGGTAAGGGAATGGCTGGCATAAACATTTTCCGGTGATGAACTGAAGACTCTTTTACCTGTAAATTTTTTCTTTTTCACGCCATTATGAATGCTGATAGCAATAAAATTTCTTTTCATCATATTCCCCTTCTTGCCATCCCGCCCACGCTGTGGCATTTTGGAAACAATCATTTCCCTATTGGATTGCTATGCGCCACTCATCTTCCCCTCTCCGCGAAAGTAAAGAGCGCGGTCGGCCCAGAGCCTTTGATACCAACCTGGCGCTGGATAACGCCATGCTGGTGTTCCGGCAGAAAGGGTTTCATGCCGCCTCCATTGCCGATTTAAGTGAGGCGATGAACCTGACCGCGGGCAGCATTTATAAAGCGTTTAAGGATAAGCGAACCCTTTTTCTTCAGGTGTTTGAACGCTATACCTCATTACGTAACGCTACGCTGCGGCAGCGGCTGGAGAAGCTGCCCACCGCACGGGAACGGCTGGCGGATCTGCTCAGGTTCTATCTGGAGTCCGCTCATGATGTGGAAGGCCGTCGCGGCTGTCTGGTGGTCGGCAGCGCTACAGAACTGCAGGTGCTGAATCCGGCGCTGGCCGATCTGGTTCAGCAAGCCGTGATGCGCAACAAAAGTGCGCTGCTCTCGCTGTTAACCCAGGCACAGCAGGAAGGCTCAGTCTCCCCCGCCCTGGAGCTGGAAACAGTTGCTGAAGTGATGCTCTGCCTCACCTTTGGCATGCGCGTGGTAGGCAAAACGCAAAACCTGACCAACAGAGAGGCGATCGTTACGCTCGCGATGAAGCTGCTCGATTAAAAATTTACCCATTTAGGAAATAATCATTTCCTAATCAACCTTCTGCCTGAAGGCAGAACAGAGCCCCGTGAGGAGAGAAGATGAGTTCACAGTTAAAAGAGCCGGTTAGCGCTTCCCCCGTTCGCCACGCACAGGCAGAGCCTGTAGCTATCGCAGACGATACCCTCGCCGGTTTTGAACACCGCTACGCTACGGTTGATGGCGTCAGGCTCCATTATGTCATCGGCGGCAATCCTGAGGGGGAAACGGTAGTGCTGCTCGCCGGTTTCCCGCAGAGCTGGTACGCCTGGCGCAGCGTGATGGCATTAATGGGAACCACCTGGCGCATCATTGCCCCGGATCTGCCCGGCCAGGGCGACTCAGACCGGCCAGAGTCAGGTTACGACACGCGTTCGCTCGCCGAAAAGGTACATGGTCTGCTGGCCGCGCTCGGCATCAGCCGCTACTTTCTGGCGGCCCACGATGTGGGAGCCTGGGTTGCCTGGCCCTATGCGGCTCTCTACGGTAATGAGGTGAAACGCCTGGCGTTGCTGGATGCCGGCATTCCCGGTGTGACTCTGCCGGACGCCCTGCCCGTTACGCCCGATAAAGCCTGGAAAACCTGGCACTTTGCCTTTCATGCCATTCCCGACCTGCCGGAAGCGCTGATTGCGGGCCATGAGCGCCTCTACCTGGAATGGTTTCTGAAGCGTAAAACCGCCTGCCCGGACGTGTTTACAGAGCAGGATATTGAGGAGTACCTGCGGGTGATGATGCAGAACGGCGGCCTGCGCGCAGGGCTGGCTTACTATCGATCCGCTGCGCTCTCCGCTCAGCAAAACAAAGCCCTGCAGGCCAACGGCAAACTTACGCCACCCATTCTGGCAATCAGTGCCGGAGAGGGTTCAATTGCCGATATGGCGGCTCCGCTGCGCCCCTATGCAGAGGAAGTTTCCGGCGTGCTGGTTCCTTACTGCGGACACTTTATGCCGGAGGAGCAGCCGCAGGCGATCGCCCGGGAGCTGAGCCGCTTTTTTGCCGAAGCCAGGTTGCAAAAGTAAAACGATCGGTTTACTTTTTAAGGATGAATAAAAAACAAGATATCCTTCAGGCCGCCGAGCGGTTGTTCTACCTCAACGGTTTCCATGCCACCAGCACGGACCGGATCTGCCGCGAAGCGGGCGTCTCAACCAGGACGCTGTATCGCTATTTTCCCTCACGGGAGGTGCTCACCAGCGCAGTTATGACGGCAAGGAGTGAGAGATTCTTTGCCGATCTGTTTCATCCCTCGCACCCGGAGGCGATAAGCCAGCTTTTTAGCGTGTTGGGCAAGTGGATGCAGGAACAGGGCGCGCTGGGATGCTTCTTTATGAAAGCATGGGGCGAGTATGCGGAAGAAGATCTGATCCTGTCAGCGCTCGCTCTCGACTACCGCTACACCTTAAGAAGGTATATCGCAGCCTGTGTCAGCCATGCGCAGGGAGAAGAGAACGAGGCGCTTTCTGATGCCCTCTGGATGCTGTTTGAAGGGGCTATTACCACTGCGCTGGTGGTAGGCATGGACGCTGCCCGCCATGCGGGGGAGGCGGCCAGTCGGTTGATCGCCAGGCCGGAGGTGAAGCGATGAAAAGTGCCCTGACGCTTGGCATCACCGGCTTTTCGCTGATTGCCGTCAGCTACGGCCTGGCCCGCTTCTCCTGGGGGCTGATGATGCCCGATGTGATACGCGATATCCCCTTCACCCCGCGGGTAGCAGGCCTGCTTTCTGCCTGTAGCTTTGTGGCTTACTGTCTGACTATCCTCTTTTCACCGCTGCTGGCAAAGCGTGCGGGGCCGCGTCTGATGGCAGTTGCAGCTGCAGGGTTTGCCGCGATCGGTCTGATTGTGCTGGCACTCTCAACCGCTCCGGCAGGGCTTG belongs to Erwinia pyri and includes:
- a CDS encoding helix-turn-helix transcriptional regulator: MPAIPLPFVTAIMLVMVFIRLAMKRDRALRPALFFIVACIAMVTLVGLRWSGNFQHVRQLQPILACTLPLLAWHSFRSLISVSKWRFWVLFGLIIIATGGLVFFPLRNFPVDYFIATLSLLFGVALIRIANRGADIFSLSRLSEAPEIQKVASLVGVLLCFSGIGDLVIAFDFTLYAGQHVLTMVITGQLFVLIFLATLLVKVGQSQPVQEGELKQAPETSQLENVTETSQVTNVEEDNIICQKVNDFIIAQRLYRDPDLTLERLARKVLIPGRRISQAINRVQNRNVSQMINSYRIVEAQRLLKTTSLTVTEIMDESGFRTKSNFNREFLRTAGMNPGEYRRACPPEIPETL
- a CDS encoding TetR/AcrR family transcriptional regulator; this translates as MNKKQDILQAAERLFYLNGFHATSTDRICREAGVSTRTLYRYFPSREVLTSAVMTARSERFFADLFHPSHPEAISQLFSVLGKWMQEQGALGCFFMKAWGEYAEEDLILSALALDYRYTLRRYIAACVSHAQGEENEALSDALWMLFEGAITTALVVGMDAARHAGEAASRLIARPEVKR
- a CDS encoding TetR/AcrR family transcriptional regulator: MRHSSSPLRESKERGRPRAFDTNLALDNAMLVFRQKGFHAASIADLSEAMNLTAGSIYKAFKDKRTLFLQVFERYTSLRNATLRQRLEKLPTARERLADLLRFYLESAHDVEGRRGCLVVGSATELQVLNPALADLVQQAVMRNKSALLSLLTQAQQEGSVSPALELETVAEVMLCLTFGMRVVGKTQNLTNREAIVTLAMKLLD
- a CDS encoding alpha/beta fold hydrolase, translating into MSSQLKEPVSASPVRHAQAEPVAIADDTLAGFEHRYATVDGVRLHYVIGGNPEGETVVLLAGFPQSWYAWRSVMALMGTTWRIIAPDLPGQGDSDRPESGYDTRSLAEKVHGLLAALGISRYFLAAHDVGAWVAWPYAALYGNEVKRLALLDAGIPGVTLPDALPVTPDKAWKTWHFAFHAIPDLPEALIAGHERLYLEWFLKRKTACPDVFTEQDIEEYLRVMMQNGGLRAGLAYYRSAALSAQQNKALQANGKLTPPILAISAGEGSIADMAAPLRPYAEEVSGVLVPYCGHFMPEEQPQAIARELSRFFAEARLQK